In the genome of Meles meles chromosome 16, mMelMel3.1 paternal haplotype, whole genome shotgun sequence, one region contains:
- the BPIFB1 gene encoding BPI fold-containing family B member 1, producing MAGPFTVTLLCGLLAATLAGATLNPPAVLSLGREIIKERLTQELNDHDAIAILQQLPLLSAIREKPAGGIPILGNVVNSILKHIIWLKVTSANILQLQVEPSDEGQGLTVKIPLDMVAGLNTPLVKTIVEIHMETEAQAIIHVNTSERGDAHLVIDDCSNSQGSLRISLLQKLSFLVNPLADTVMGLLVPALPELVKTQLCPVIKAAFEDMQADLLQLVRAPVSLGSDRLQFDFLSPAIKGNVIQFELGAKLLDSNGDVTKQFNKSAVSLTVPYLDSTPFSLTVRQDVVNAAVAALLPPEELVVLLDYVLPELARRLKSTIQVISEQAANQLGPTQMVKILTQETPELLLEGGSAKVAQLVVLEVFATNEARRPFFTLGIEASSEAQFYTKGDRLTLSFNEISSDRIHLMNSGIGLFNPELLRNSTTEILVSVLLPNENGKLRSGIPISIVKAWGFEEASSSLTKDSLVITPASS from the exons ATGGCTGGTCCATTCACTGTCACCCTCCTCTGTGGTTTGCTGGCAGCTACGTTGGCTGGGGCCACCCTCAACCCCCCTGCAGTTCTTAGCCTCGGCCGAGAAATCATCAAAGAAA GGCTGACACAGGAGCTGAACGACCATGATGCCATAGCCATCCTCCAGCAGCTGCCCCTGCTCAGCGCCATACGGGAGAAGCCAGCCGGGGGCATCCCCATACTGGGCAATGTGGTGAACTCTATCCTCAAGCACATCATCTG GCTGAAAGTCACCTCAGCCAACATCCTGCAGCTGCAGGTAGAACCCTCAGATGAGGGTCAGGGGCTGACGGTCAAGATCCCCCTGGACATGGTGGCTGGACTCAACAC ACCCCTAGTCAAGACCATCGTGGAGATACACATGGAAACGGAGGCACAAGCCATCATCCACGTGAACACCAGTGAGAGGGGCGATGCCCACCTGGTCATCGATGACTGCTCCAATAGCCAGGGGAGCCTGCGCATCAGCCTGCTGCAGAA GCTCTCCTTCCTGGTCAACCCCTTAGCGGACACCGTCATGGGCCTCCTGGTGCCAGCCCTGCCCGAACTGGTAAAAACTCAG CTGTGCCCCGTGATCAAGGCAGCCTTTGAGGACATGCAAGCGGACCTCCTGCAGCTGGTGAGGG CGCCTGTTTCCCTCGGCTCTGACCGCCTGCAGTTCGACTTTCTGTCTCCTGCCATCAAGGGTAATGTCATCCAGTTCGAGCTCGGG GCAAAGTTGTTGGACTCCAATGGAGACGTGACCAAGCAGTTCAACAAGTCTGCAGTTTCCCTAACGGTGCCCTACCTGGACAGCACCCCCTTCAGCCTCACCGTGAGGCAGGATGTGGTGAACGCTGCTGTAGCTGCCTTGCTCCCTCCAGAGGAACTCGTAGTCCTGTTAGACTATGTG CTTCCTGAGCTGGCCCGCCGGTTGAAGTCCACCATCCAGGTGATCAGTGAACAG GCTGCGAATCAGCTGGGGCCCACACAGATGGTGAAGATCCTAACTCAGGAGACCCCGGAGCTCCTTCTGGAGGGGGGCAGTGCCAAGGTGGCCCAGCTGGTCGTGCTGGAAGTCTTCGCCACCAATGAAGCCCGCCGCCCCTTCTTCACGCTGGGCATC GAAGCCAGCTCAGAAGCCCAGTTTTATACCAAAGGTGACAGACTTACGCTCAGCTTTAATGAAATCAG CTCTGATCGGATCCACCTGATGAACTCAGGCATTGGACTGTTCAAC CCTGAACTTCTGAGAAACAGCACCACTGAGATCCTCGTCTCTGTCCTCCTGCCAAACGAAAACG gCAAATTAAGATCCGGGATCCCGATATCGATAGTGAAAGCCTGGGGATTCGAGGAAGCCTCATCCTCTCTTACCAAG